The Rhizobium sp. BT03 genome contains a region encoding:
- a CDS encoding DUF4082 domain-containing protein, translated as MYRNARRWTSRSLLLDSLVPRWLTVGGKERPRKPAGKNGDSAQLAAAVQTADGNKQALLVGDPHKEAALNEHEAGQSAGVNGDADGRADDSLVAPPLPDAFTINREIGERSGDRAASVLSVHTPDFAHVERNANGVAFGAASPLYRTYAGMNLIGDDPLAPYLPQAPTPAGSGHDSAAVVGERAHSGNVVILESSPSAQASAQHAGANSLAFGMPFGVCGCGYFTSPTRILDWAHGGAMLQQDGQLAGTKLTEGPDYVSALKRAIGASVSDPLLDRNLSPLSGWRGTANWTESTVLAGSLPGGGETGTGNSTSKGIGILSGSVTTPPSTQRSLTTQNLAAAAAASNPIVLENQKQGNPESEWGIDGAGSTNIEGFATDISVDNGKTISFKINTNSTNYRIDIYRLGYYGGMGARKVATMQHTGLQTQPSPLRNATTGTVDAGNWAVSASWTVPDDAVSGVYIAKLVRQDGTSGENHIPFIVRDDDSHSDIVFQTADETWQAYNGWGGANFYGGNGPATGQGAGRAYAVSYNRPIATRGGVGTYAGPQDYLFGAEYAGISWLEQNGYDVSYMSGVDVDRYGSLLLNHKTYVDAGHDEYWSGQQRTNVEAARDAGVNLMFWSGNEVYWRTRWGNAYSADGTPYRTLISYKETWSPSASIDPSNEWTGTFRDPRLSPPAIGGGNPENSLTGQLFKVDDVGSNLAAITVKYDDANLRFWRNTSVANLQPGQTATLTKNYLGYEWDEAVDNGFDPAGLVKLSSTTLPVSTYLLDYGNTTGNATSTHNLTLYRAPSGALVFGAGTVYWAWGLSDNHDLQATPTDPRVQQAMVNLLADMGIQPGTLQSGLVATTASSDHTAPTSVITVPATATVGSTVTITGTATDTGGGVIAAVEVSTDNGASWHPATGDENWTYTWSPQTAGTYTIRSRAVDDNVNLETPSAGRTVTVSGPNYTSLFGSATPAVVNTNDSAAVELGVKFQTSVAGTVTGIRFYKGDLDTGTHTGSLWSSTGTRLATLTFTNETTSGWQTAYFTSPVALTVGQTYTASYHTNTGHYSTSTNYFTSNVTSGPLTAPASGNGVYRYGNNSLFPSTTFQSTNYWVDVMFTTPSSNTTPTAVADAGDATEKGGVANGSGGAVASGNVLTNDTDPNAGDTKTVTAVVFGATSGTLGSALNGTYGSLVLNASGAYTYTINETNTAVQGLRQSTNTLSDVFSYTMRDSAGATATANLTVTIHGANDAPVLAVQTAGQNATVGTAFSFAVPTTTFTDVDSGETLTYSATAADGTALPAWLSFNATTRTFSGTPTTAGTYGVRVTATDLGGLAANETFNIAVSTPGNTPPTAVADAGDATEKGGVANGSGGAVASGNVLTNDTDPNAGDTKTVTAVVFGATSGTLGSALNGTYGSLVLNASGAYTYTINETNTAVQGLRQSTNTLSDVFSYTMRDSAGATATANLTVTIHGANDAPVLAVQTAGQNATVGTAFSFAVPTTTFTDVDSGETLTYSATAADGTALPAWLSFNATTRTFSGTPTTAGTYGVRVTATDLGGLAANENFNITASAAATTYSLFNASSTPAQTNLNDGQQLELGVKFQSSVAGDVTGIKFYRSANDNGQNVVDLWTTTGTKLATATFAGTTGSGWQTVNFSTPVTIAANTIYVASYHTTGAYVATDNFFTAAVTSGPLTASASGNGVYTYGGSATAGIFPNATYAAANYYADVVFRPASTAPNTTPTAVADAGDATEKGGVANGSGGVVASGNVLTNDTDPDSGDTKTVTAVVFGATSGTLGSALNGTYGSLVLNASGAYTYTINETNTAVQGLRQSTNTLSDVFSYTMRDSAGATATANLTVTIHGANDAPVLAVQTAGQNATVGTAFSFAVPTTTFTDVDSGETLTYSATAADGTALPAWLSFNATTRTFSGTPTTAGTYGVRVTATDLGGLAANETFNIAVSTPGNTPPTAVADAGDATEKGGVANGSGGAVASGNVLTNDTDPNAGDTKTVTAVVFGATSGTLGSALNGTYGSLVLNASGAYTYTINETNTAVQGLRQSTNTLSDVFSYTMRDSAGATATANLTVTIHGANDAPVLAVQTAGQNATVGTAFSFAVPTTTFTDVDSGETLTYSATAADGTALPAWLSFNATTRTFSGTPTTAGTYGVRVTATDLGGLAANENFNITASAAATTYSLFNASSTPAQTNLNDGQQLELGVKFQSSVAGDVTGIKFYRSANDNGQNVVDLWTTTGTKLATATFAGTTGSGWQTVNFSTPVTIAANTIYVASYHTTGAYVATDGFFASAVTNGPLTAQSSAVAGGNGVYAYGGSATTGLFPTNSYDSSNYYADVVFRPQLVG; from the coding sequence ATGTATCGCAACGCTCGCCGGTGGACTTCGCGCTCACTCCTGCTGGATTCGTTGGTTCCCCGATGGTTGACTGTCGGCGGAAAGGAAAGGCCGCGCAAGCCTGCCGGAAAGAACGGGGATAGTGCTCAACTCGCGGCAGCGGTGCAAACGGCTGATGGAAACAAGCAGGCCCTCCTCGTCGGCGATCCCCATAAGGAGGCTGCGCTCAACGAGCATGAGGCTGGGCAGAGCGCGGGCGTGAACGGCGACGCTGATGGTCGGGCCGACGACAGCCTCGTCGCGCCGCCCTTGCCTGACGCTTTCACAATCAATCGTGAAATCGGAGAGCGAAGCGGTGATAGAGCCGCGTCCGTACTGTCAGTTCATACGCCGGATTTTGCCCATGTCGAGCGGAACGCCAACGGAGTTGCATTCGGGGCGGCATCACCCCTTTATCGCACCTACGCCGGAATGAACCTCATAGGCGACGATCCTTTGGCGCCGTATCTGCCGCAGGCGCCTACGCCGGCAGGCTCGGGGCACGATTCTGCCGCGGTAGTGGGCGAGCGTGCGCACTCCGGCAACGTCGTTATTCTCGAATCGAGCCCGTCAGCGCAGGCGAGCGCCCAGCATGCCGGAGCCAATTCACTGGCGTTTGGCATGCCCTTTGGCGTGTGCGGGTGCGGCTACTTTACCTCCCCCACGCGGATTCTCGATTGGGCCCATGGCGGCGCCATGCTCCAACAGGACGGTCAATTGGCGGGGACCAAGCTGACCGAGGGGCCGGACTATGTATCGGCGCTCAAGCGGGCCATCGGCGCCTCGGTCAGCGACCCGCTTCTCGATCGTAATCTGTCCCCTCTCTCGGGCTGGCGCGGCACCGCAAACTGGACAGAATCAACGGTCTTGGCCGGATCATTGCCAGGCGGTGGCGAGACCGGAACAGGCAACAGCACCTCCAAAGGTATCGGCATCCTTTCCGGCTCGGTAACGACGCCACCTTCGACGCAGCGGTCGCTGACGACGCAAAATCTGGCGGCCGCAGCGGCGGCCAGCAACCCGATCGTGCTGGAAAATCAGAAACAGGGCAATCCAGAAAGCGAGTGGGGCATCGACGGTGCCGGCAGCACCAACATCGAGGGCTTTGCGACCGATATCAGTGTCGACAACGGCAAGACGATCAGCTTCAAGATCAATACGAATTCCACCAATTACCGGATCGATATATACCGGCTCGGCTATTACGGCGGCATGGGCGCCCGCAAGGTGGCGACCATGCAGCATACCGGATTGCAGACCCAGCCCAGTCCGCTGCGCAATGCCACAACCGGCACGGTGGACGCCGGCAACTGGGCCGTCTCGGCGTCCTGGACCGTACCTGATGATGCCGTCTCGGGCGTCTATATCGCCAAGCTCGTGCGTCAGGATGGCACCTCCGGCGAAAATCATATCCCGTTCATCGTGCGCGACGACGACAGTCACAGCGATATCGTCTTCCAAACCGCCGACGAGACCTGGCAGGCTTATAACGGCTGGGGTGGCGCAAACTTCTATGGCGGCAACGGTCCGGCGACGGGGCAGGGGGCGGGCCGCGCCTATGCGGTCAGCTACAACAGGCCGATTGCGACCCGCGGCGGGGTGGGCACCTATGCCGGTCCGCAGGATTACCTGTTCGGCGCCGAATATGCGGGCATCTCCTGGCTGGAACAGAACGGCTACGATGTTTCTTACATGTCGGGTGTCGACGTCGACCGCTATGGCAGCCTGTTGCTCAATCACAAAACCTATGTTGATGCCGGGCACGACGAATACTGGTCCGGACAGCAGAGGACCAATGTCGAAGCCGCGCGCGATGCCGGCGTCAACCTGATGTTCTGGAGCGGCAACGAGGTCTATTGGCGCACCCGCTGGGGCAATGCCTACAGCGCCGACGGCACACCTTATCGCACCCTGATCTCCTACAAGGAGACATGGTCGCCCAGCGCCAGCATCGACCCTTCCAACGAATGGACGGGCACCTTCCGCGATCCGCGTCTCAGCCCGCCTGCCATCGGCGGCGGAAACCCCGAAAACTCGCTGACCGGGCAGTTGTTCAAGGTCGACGATGTCGGCAGCAATCTTGCCGCGATCACGGTTAAATATGATGACGCCAACCTGCGCTTCTGGCGCAATACGAGCGTTGCCAATCTTCAGCCTGGCCAGACGGCAACGCTCACCAAGAACTATCTAGGTTACGAATGGGACGAAGCAGTCGACAACGGCTTCGATCCGGCCGGCCTCGTCAAGCTGTCGTCGACGACGCTTCCGGTCAGCACCTACTTGCTCGACTACGGCAACACCACCGGCAATGCGACCTCGACCCACAATCTGACGCTTTATCGGGCGCCGAGCGGTGCGCTGGTATTCGGCGCCGGCACCGTCTACTGGGCCTGGGGCCTGAGCGACAATCACGACCTCCAGGCGACGCCGACGGACCCGCGCGTGCAGCAGGCGATGGTCAATCTGCTCGCCGACATGGGCATTCAGCCTGGGACACTGCAATCCGGGCTCGTCGCGACAACCGCTTCGTCGGACCATACTGCGCCGACCTCGGTCATCACGGTGCCCGCCACGGCGACCGTAGGATCCACCGTGACGATTACCGGCACCGCTACCGATACCGGAGGCGGCGTCATCGCTGCGGTCGAGGTCTCCACCGATAACGGAGCGAGCTGGCATCCGGCGACAGGCGATGAGAACTGGACTTATACCTGGTCGCCGCAGACCGCGGGCACCTACACCATCCGATCGCGCGCAGTGGACGATAACGTCAACCTGGAAACACCCTCGGCGGGGCGAACGGTCACCGTCAGCGGGCCGAATTACACCTCTCTCTTCGGTTCGGCGACACCGGCGGTCGTCAACACCAACGATAGCGCAGCCGTTGAACTCGGCGTCAAATTCCAGACCTCCGTGGCGGGCACGGTCACCGGCATTCGTTTCTACAAGGGCGACCTGGATACGGGCACGCATACCGGTTCTTTATGGTCGAGCACCGGTACGCGGCTTGCGACCCTCACCTTTACGAACGAGACTACCAGCGGCTGGCAGACTGCCTATTTCACCAGTCCAGTGGCTCTGACGGTCGGACAAACCTACACCGCGTCCTACCATACGAATACCGGTCACTATTCGACGAGCACCAACTACTTCACCTCAAATGTGACCAGCGGTCCGCTGACGGCACCGGCCAGCGGCAATGGCGTCTACCGCTATGGCAACAACAGCCTGTTCCCCAGCACCACCTTCCAGTCGACGAACTATTGGGTCGATGTGATGTTCACGACACCGAGCTCGAACACGACGCCGACGGCGGTTGCCGATGCGGGGGATGCGACCGAGAAGGGCGGGGTGGCCAACGGTTCGGGCGGCGCGGTTGCCAGCGGCAACGTGCTGACCAACGACACCGATCCGAATGCCGGCGATACCAAGACCGTCACGGCCGTGGTCTTCGGCGCGACGTCGGGCACGCTGGGCTCGGCGCTCAACGGTACCTATGGCAGTCTCGTGCTCAATGCATCGGGCGCCTATACCTATACGATCAACGAGACCAATACCGCCGTCCAGGGGCTGCGGCAGTCGACCAACACGCTGAGCGATGTCTTCAGCTACACGATGCGCGACAGCGCCGGCGCCACGGCCACGGCCAATCTGACCGTCACCATCCATGGTGCCAACGACGCGCCGGTGCTGGCCGTCCAGACGGCTGGTCAGAATGCCACCGTCGGCACGGCCTTCTCCTTCGCCGTTCCGACGACGACCTTCACCGATGTCGACAGCGGCGAGACGCTGACCTATTCGGCAACGGCCGCCGATGGCACGGCGCTGCCTGCCTGGCTGAGCTTCAATGCCACGACGCGGACCTTCTCCGGCACGCCGACGACCGCTGGCACCTATGGCGTCAGGGTGACGGCGACGGATCTTGGCGGCCTTGCCGCCAATGAGACCTTCAACATCGCCGTGTCGACGCCCGGCAATACGCCGCCGACGGCAGTTGCCGATGCGGGGGATGCGACCGAGAAGGGCGGGGTGGCCAACGGTTCGGGCGGCGCGGTTGCCAGCGGCAACGTGCTGACCAACGACACCGATCCGAATGCCGGCGATACCAAGACCGTCACGGCCGTGGTCTTCGGCGCGACGTCGGGCACGCTGGGCTCGGCGCTCAACGGTACCTATGGCAGTCTCGTGCTCAATGCATCGGGCGCCTATACCTATACGATCAACGAGACCAATACCGCCGTCCAGGGGCTGCGGCAGTCGACCAACACGCTGAGCGATGTCTTCAGCTACACGATGCGCGACAGCGCCGGCGCCACGGCCACGGCCAATCTGACCGTCACCATCCATGGTGCCAACGACGCGCCGGTGCTGGCCGTCCAGACGGCTGGTCAGAATGCCACCGTCGGCACGGCCTTCTCCTTCGCCGTTCCGACGACGACCTTCACCGATGTCGACAGCGGCGAGACGCTGACCTATTCGGCAACGGCCGCCGATGGCACGGCGCTGCCTGCCTGGCTGAGCTTCAATGCCACGACGCGGACCTTCTCCGGCACGCCGACGACCGCTGGCACCTATGGCGTCAGGGTGACGGCGACGGATCTTGGCGGCCTTGCCGCCAATGAGAACTTCAACATCACCGCCTCGGCGGCGGCGACGACCTACAGCCTGTTCAACGCCTCCAGCACGCCGGCCCAGACCAACCTCAATGATGGTCAGCAGCTCGAACTCGGCGTCAAGTTCCAGTCGAGCGTTGCCGGTGACGTGACCGGCATCAAGTTCTACCGCAGCGCCAACGATAACGGCCAGAATGTCGTCGACCTGTGGACCACGACGGGCACCAAGCTCGCCACCGCCACCTTCGCCGGCACCACCGGGAGCGGCTGGCAGACGGTGAACTTCTCAACCCCCGTCACCATCGCCGCCAACACGATCTACGTCGCCTCCTATCACACGACAGGGGCCTACGTCGCGACCGACAATTTCTTTACGGCCGCCGTCACCAGCGGCCCGCTGACCGCGTCGGCCAGCGGCAACGGCGTATACACCTATGGCGGCTCCGCCACCGCAGGCATTTTCCCGAATGCCACCTACGCTGCCGCCAATTACTATGCCGATGTGGTCTTCCGTCCGGCATCGACAGCGCCGAACACGACGCCGACGGCGGTTGCCGATGCGGGGGATGCGACCGAGAAGGGCGGGGTGGCCAACGGTTCTGGCGGCGTGGTTGCCAGCGGCAACGTGCTGACCAACGACACCGATCCGGATTCCGGCGATACCAAGACCGTCACGGCCGTGGTCTTCGGCGCGACGTCGGGCACGCTGGGCTCGGCGCTCAACGGTACCTATGGCAGTCTCGTGCTCAATGCATCGGGCGCCTATACCTATACGATCAACGAGACCAATACCGCCGTCCAGGGGCTGCGGCAGTCGACCAACACGCTGAGCGATGTCTTCAGCTACACGATGCGCGACAGCGCCGGCGCCACGGCCACGGCCAATCTGACCGTCACCATCCATGGTGCCAACGACGCGCCGGTGCTGGCCGTCCAGACGGCTGGTCAGAATGCCACCGTCGGCACGGCCTTCTCCTTCGCCGTTCCGACGACGACCTTCACCGATGTCGACAGCGGCGAGACGCTGACCTATTCGGCAACGGCCGCCGATGGCACGGCGCTGCCTGCCTGGCTGAGCTTCAATGCCACGACGCGGACCTTCTCCGGCACGCCGACGACCGCTGGCACCTATGGCGTCAGGGTGACGGCGACGGATCTTGGCGGCCTTGCCGCCAATGAGACCTTCAACATCGCCGTGTCGACGCCCGGCAATACGCCGCCGACGGCAGTTGCCGATGCGGGGGATGCGACCGAGAAGGGCGGGGTGGCCAACGGTTCGGGCGGCGCGGTTGCCAGCGGCAACGTGCTGACCAACGACACCGATCCGAATGCCGGCGATACCAAGACCGTCACGGCCGTGGTCTTCGGCGCGACGTCGGGCACGCTGGGCTCGGCGCTCAACGGTACCTATGGCAGTCTCGTGCTCAATGCATCGGGCGCCTATACCTATACGATCAACGAGACCAATACCGCCGTCCAGGGGCTGCGGCAGTCGACCAACACGCTGAGCGATGTCTTCAGCTACACGATGCGCGACAGCGCCGGCGCCACGGCCACGGCCAATCTGACCGTCACCATCCATGGTGCCAACGACGCGCCGGTGCTGGCCGTCCAGACGGCTGGTCAGAATGCCACCGTCGGCACGGCCTTCTCCTTCGCCGTTCCGACGACGACCTTCACCGATGTCGACAGCGGCGAGACGCTGACCTATTCGGCAACGGCCGCCGATGGCACGGCGCTGCCTGCCTGGCTGAGCTTCAATGCCACGACGCGGACCTTCTCCGGCACGCCGACGACCGCTGGCACCTATGGCGTCAGGGTGACGGCGACGGATCTTGGCGGCCTTGCCGCCAATGAGAACTTCAACATCACCGCCTCGGCGGCGGCGACGACCTACAGCCTGTTCAACGCCTCCAGCACGCCGGCCCAGACCAACCTCAATGATGGTCAGCAGCTCGAACTCGGCGTCAAGTTCCAGTCGAGCGTTGCCGGTGACGTGACCGGCATCAAGTTCTACCGCAGCGCCAACGATAACGGCCAGAATGTCGTCGACCTGTGGACCACGACGGGCACCAAGCTCGCCACCGCCACCTTCGCCGGCACCACCGGGAGCGGCTGGCAGACGGTGAACTTCTCAACCCCCGTCACCATCGCCGCCAACACGATCTACGTCGCCTCCTATCACACCACCGGCGCTTACGTGGCAACTGACGGCTTCTTCGCCAGTGCCGTCACCAACGGTCCGTTGACGGCCCAATCAAGCGCGGTCGCCGGTGGCAACGGTGTCTATGCGTATGGCGGATCGGCCACGACAGGTCTCTTCCCGACCAACTCCTACGATTCATCGAATTACTATGCGGACGTGGTCTTCCGGCCGCAGCTCGTCGGGTGA
- a CDS encoding GTP-binding protein yields MSRIERLPVTVLAGFLGAGKTTLLSHVLNNRQGLRVAVIVNDMSEVNIDASLIRDGGCNLSQTTETLIELSNGCICCTLRNDLLTEVRRLAEERRYDYLLIEGTGIAEPRPIAATFSFRDENGVSLADFARLDTMVTVVDAANLLADYSSADLLADRGLQRDGEDRRTLIDLLVDQIEFADVVVINKISDATDEVRAEVSKIVTSLNPDALQVETDFGKISLPTVLNTALFDEAKAAAHPLWHKELYSPDEHVPETEEYGVSSFVYRTRRPFDPMRFRAFLDEPWPGVLRAKGHFWLATRPRHVGLMSAAGIQRRCEPMGLWWAAVPRQDWPSHQQFRQQLESRWDSAWGDRRQELVFIGVGMDETGVRTALDGCLASADPRDWATLEDPFPAW; encoded by the coding sequence ATGAGCAGGATCGAGCGGCTCCCGGTAACCGTGCTGGCCGGCTTCCTCGGCGCCGGCAAGACGACGCTTCTCAGCCACGTCCTGAATAACCGTCAGGGCCTGCGGGTTGCTGTCATCGTCAACGATATGAGCGAAGTGAACATAGACGCCAGTCTCATTCGAGACGGCGGCTGCAACCTGTCGCAGACGACGGAGACATTGATCGAGCTCAGCAACGGCTGCATATGCTGCACCCTGCGCAACGACCTTCTGACGGAAGTACGGCGGCTGGCCGAAGAGCGGCGATACGACTATCTGTTGATCGAAGGCACCGGTATCGCCGAGCCGCGCCCCATTGCGGCAACCTTTTCCTTCCGCGACGAGAACGGCGTCTCGCTCGCCGATTTTGCCAGGCTCGACACGATGGTCACCGTGGTCGACGCGGCAAACCTGTTAGCCGACTACAGCAGTGCCGATCTGCTTGCCGACCGCGGCCTGCAGCGGGACGGCGAGGATCGGCGCACCCTCATAGACCTGCTGGTGGATCAGATCGAGTTTGCCGATGTCGTCGTCATCAACAAGATCTCGGACGCGACAGATGAGGTCCGCGCTGAGGTGAGCAAGATCGTGACGTCTCTCAACCCGGATGCGCTCCAGGTGGAGACGGATTTCGGCAAGATATCGCTTCCGACCGTCCTCAATACCGCCCTCTTCGATGAAGCAAAGGCAGCTGCGCATCCCCTGTGGCACAAGGAATTGTACAGCCCGGATGAGCATGTTCCTGAGACGGAGGAATACGGAGTCTCGAGTTTTGTCTATCGCACCAGGCGTCCCTTCGATCCCATGCGGTTTCGGGCATTCCTGGATGAGCCCTGGCCTGGAGTGCTGCGCGCCAAGGGCCATTTCTGGCTTGCCACGCGCCCGCGTCATGTGGGCCTGATGTCGGCTGCCGGGATCCAGCGGCGCTGCGAGCCGATGGGGCTCTGGTGGGCCGCCGTGCCCCGGCAGGATTGGCCGAGCCATCAGCAGTTTCGTCAGCAGCTCGAGAGCCGCTGGGACAGCGCCTGGGGCGACCGTCGGCAGGAATTGGTTTTTATCGGCGTCGGCATGGACGAGACAGGTGTGCGCACCGCGCTGGACGGATGCCTCGCCAGCGCCGATCCGCGCGACTGGGCCACCCTCGAAGATCCGTTTCCGGCCTGGTAA